One window from the genome of Xenorhabdus bovienii SS-2004 encodes:
- a CDS encoding non-ribosomal peptide synthetase, with protein sequence MQHFLRALQESGLQVSLSSSELAELENKNTEAGISPLTQQIHEMLCSALPLNMTIPKTLFTKESTTDDFPLTDIQYAYLIGRNPGLELGGRTSCLYTEWDVKSLDIKVLNDALNMVIGYHPMLRTALSSDGQQRVLSESLAYTISIQDGRAWPASEKDKQLADIRQKMETQLLPVDKTPSFDIRATILSDEITRLHLYFDLMFMDLHSVRLVLRDWGRVYQGCELPELGDEANFHNYIKAERYLQGQPQGQYDKTYWEQQFDNLPPSPELPLKNAPELISPPMFKRYSRKIATETLSALKKKAEQQKLTLETLLLGTYAEVLRQWSKRQTFTLTITQLGRRPYFSAVENIVGNFLQPTLLAIQGTENDSFNDRLVQLQTDFLMNRWHSSYNGVQVLRELTRRSHGSRAVSAPVVFSNTLTAHLDDVVTDMDWADTVQVYSSNQTPQVWLENQIVRVDGIVQINWNTVSELFPDGMVEAMLDSYMELLIVCAEDDSVWGKTGSLVKLPASDRAERAKANATDIDLAPRLLHEMVLQAAEKFPHSIALVQGGKYFTYAEMVKGASEVAKSLRASVQIHPNDIVAVSLPQGPALVLGVLGILMSGAAYVAIDPQLPAERRMNLLRRCSAKGIVTESSLSNEDESADLFRINLDECLMSEAMDTEQKVSAHLSSVQALDDLAYVIFTSGSTGEPKGVMASHRNAANTVLDINRKFHVTEKDTVLSVAPAGFDLSVYDYFGVLGAGGKVVFSTSEAANDPKIWFETLVKHQITIWNSVPAPVKVLVDRNGGDLAQTPLRLILMSGDWIPIDLPERIRENLPDTAIISLGGATEGSIWSICYPIEDIDKNWKSIPYGKPLANQRFHVLNNWLSPCPNWVTGELYIGGEGVTLGYLGDLEKTAQRFITHPVTGERLYKTGDLGRYMANGLIEILGREDNQVKINGYRIELGEIEACLLTHENAGHVVMDAPVHAKTGQRHIVAYVVPSVADTSEDPAHFQEQLREIARNILPSYMVPSYYVLLAHMPLTSNGKIDRKALPLPWADSEEHTAIAVDPANEIETKILQLWQSQLQHDDFDVTDGFFDIGGDSLHAVGLLSALRQEFNITPAGEQDIIEGLFMNSNIQAFSRIIETIMQSQAVSDL encoded by the coding sequence ATGCAACATTTTCTCAGGGCATTGCAAGAGTCTGGATTACAAGTTTCTCTTTCTTCTTCTGAATTAGCTGAACTAGAAAATAAAAATACAGAAGCGGGAATATCTCCTCTCACACAGCAGATTCACGAAATGCTTTGCAGTGCATTGCCACTGAATATGACTATCCCCAAAACGTTATTTACAAAAGAGTCTACAACAGACGATTTTCCACTGACGGATATTCAATATGCTTACCTGATCGGCCGTAATCCTGGATTGGAACTGGGTGGACGGACGAGTTGTCTGTATACCGAATGGGATGTCAAATCCTTAGATATCAAGGTACTGAATGACGCGCTCAACATGGTGATTGGATACCATCCCATGCTGCGGACTGCGTTATCTTCAGATGGTCAGCAACGGGTTTTATCTGAATCATTGGCCTATACCATTTCTATTCAGGATGGCAGAGCGTGGCCGGCATCAGAAAAAGATAAACAACTGGCTGATATTCGTCAGAAAATGGAAACACAGTTATTACCCGTAGATAAAACCCCGTCATTTGATATACGTGCAACGATACTCAGTGATGAAATTACCCGTTTGCACCTTTATTTTGATTTGATGTTCATGGATCTTCATAGCGTCAGATTGGTATTACGGGACTGGGGGCGGGTTTATCAGGGCTGCGAATTGCCTGAATTAGGTGACGAAGCAAATTTTCATAATTATATCAAGGCTGAACGTTATCTACAGGGGCAACCACAAGGGCAGTATGATAAAACTTATTGGGAACAACAGTTCGATAACTTACCGCCATCCCCCGAATTGCCATTGAAAAACGCCCCTGAATTGATTTCTCCACCGATGTTCAAACGTTACAGTCGGAAAATAGCGACAGAAACCTTATCCGCTCTTAAGAAAAAAGCAGAGCAGCAAAAACTGACGCTTGAAACGTTGTTGTTGGGAACTTATGCAGAAGTTCTCCGTCAGTGGTCAAAACGTCAGACTTTTACGTTGACCATCACACAGCTCGGTCGTCGTCCCTATTTTTCAGCGGTTGAAAATATTGTCGGGAACTTCCTGCAACCTACATTACTGGCAATACAGGGAACAGAAAACGATAGTTTCAATGATCGGTTAGTACAGCTTCAGACTGATTTTCTGATGAATCGTTGGCATTCTTCCTACAATGGTGTTCAGGTCTTGAGGGAGCTGACTCGTCGCAGTCATGGCAGTCGCGCAGTTTCTGCACCGGTGGTATTCAGTAATACTCTGACAGCCCATTTAGACGATGTTGTCACGGATATGGACTGGGCTGACACAGTACAGGTTTATAGCAGTAATCAAACCCCTCAGGTATGGCTGGAAAACCAAATCGTTCGCGTTGATGGCATCGTCCAGATTAACTGGAATACGGTTAGTGAGCTGTTCCCCGATGGTATGGTTGAAGCCATGCTGGATAGTTATATGGAACTCCTCATCGTCTGCGCAGAAGACGATTCTGTGTGGGGCAAAACCGGATCATTGGTAAAACTTCCTGCGTCCGATAGGGCAGAACGCGCCAAGGCTAATGCAACGGATATTGATCTTGCTCCCCGGCTTCTGCATGAAATGGTTTTGCAGGCCGCAGAGAAATTCCCTCACTCCATTGCCCTTGTGCAGGGCGGAAAGTACTTTACTTATGCTGAAATGGTCAAGGGTGCCAGTGAAGTCGCAAAATCTCTTCGTGCGTCAGTCCAGATTCATCCGAATGATATTGTGGCGGTTTCTCTGCCACAAGGCCCGGCATTGGTGCTTGGGGTATTGGGAATTCTCATGTCGGGAGCAGCCTATGTCGCCATTGACCCTCAACTTCCCGCAGAGCGTCGGATGAATTTGCTCAGGCGCTGCTCCGCCAAAGGCATCGTCACTGAGAGCAGCCTTTCTAATGAGGATGAATCGGCTGATTTATTCCGGATCAATCTGGATGAGTGCCTTATGTCTGAGGCAATGGATACAGAACAGAAGGTCTCTGCTCATTTATCTTCCGTACAAGCGTTGGATGATTTGGCATATGTCATCTTTACCTCGGGTTCAACGGGAGAACCGAAAGGAGTTATGGCTTCCCATCGCAATGCGGCGAACACGGTACTGGATATCAATCGCAAATTTCATGTGACAGAAAAGGACACGGTTTTATCCGTTGCGCCTGCCGGATTTGACCTGTCTGTATATGATTATTTCGGCGTGCTGGGGGCAGGAGGAAAGGTTGTTTTTTCAACCTCTGAAGCGGCTAATGATCCGAAAATCTGGTTTGAGACGCTGGTTAAACATCAGATTACTATCTGGAACAGCGTGCCTGCTCCCGTCAAGGTTTTGGTAGACCGAAATGGTGGCGATCTGGCTCAGACACCATTAAGGCTGATACTGATGAGCGGTGACTGGATCCCTATCGATCTGCCTGAACGTATTCGGGAAAATCTGCCCGATACGGCGATCATCAGCCTTGGTGGCGCAACCGAAGGATCTATCTGGTCGATATGTTATCCAATTGAAGATATTGATAAAAATTGGAAAAGCATTCCTTATGGCAAGCCATTGGCAAACCAGAGATTCCATGTCCTGAACAATTGGCTTTCACCTTGCCCTAACTGGGTGACAGGTGAACTCTATATTGGGGGAGAGGGCGTTACTCTGGGTTATCTGGGTGATCTCGAAAAAACGGCGCAGCGATTCATTACCCATCCTGTTACTGGCGAGCGGTTATACAAGACGGGAGATCTGGGACGCTATATGGCTAACGGCCTGATAGAAATTCTGGGTCGTGAAGATAATCAGGTGAAAATCAATGGATACCGCATTGAATTAGGTGAAATTGAAGCCTGTCTCCTGACTCACGAAAACGCTGGTCACGTCGTCATGGATGCCCCCGTCCATGCCAAAACAGGTCAGCGGCATATTGTGGCCTATGTGGTTCCCTCTGTTGCGGATACATCAGAAGATCCTGCCCATTTTCAGGAGCAGTTGAGGGAAATTGCCCGCAATATACTGCCGTCCTATATGGTGCCGAGCTATTACGTGTTGCTGGCTCATATGCCGTTAACCAGCAACGGTAAAATTGACCGCAAGGCGCTGCCACTTCCTTGGGCTGATAGCGAAGAACACACAGCAATCGCCGTCGATCCGGCCAATGAGATAGAAACAAAAATTTTACAACTCTGGCAGTCACAGCTCCAGCATGATGACTTCGATGTCACCGATGGCTTCTTCGATATTGGGGGGGACTCACTGCATGCCGTTGGTCTGCTTAGCGCTCTGCGACAGGAATTTAATATCACGCCCGCCGGCGAGCAGGACATTATCGAAGGGTTGTTCATGAACTCCAACATTCAGGCATTCTCTCGGATTATCGAGACGATTATGCAATCTCAAGCGGTGAGTGACCTATGA
- a CDS encoding acyl-CoA dehydrogenase family protein — protein MRIEIDNFDDYRKSCREFLESEIVPEHQAWEYNGLMARSFWERLGKAGLLGISVSPEYGGLGKHDYRFAVILTEELIRAGVTVPGIVAHNDIIASYIFALGSGEQKQKWLPELCLGKRVAAIAMTEPGGGSNTADIKTVAKRQGDHYLVNGGKTYITNGINADLIVVAVKTEQGQQGQGISLLVIERDMAGFSRGEPMKKIGWNGSDTAELFFHDCKVPVTNLIGRENLGNYYFMSAMPRERLSISAVAVASAEHILQSTLAYVKERKAFDQPIGSFQYNRFILAQLDTEVKIARIYLDNAVEQFSKGLFSLVDAARIKWWTTELQMKVADRCLQLYGGAGYMRDSVAGKNWLNSRAQTIYGGTSEVLQEMISKSMGL, from the coding sequence ATGCGTATTGAGATTGATAATTTCGACGATTACCGGAAATCTTGTCGTGAATTTCTTGAGAGTGAGATCGTTCCTGAACATCAGGCTTGGGAATATAATGGTCTGATGGCGCGTTCTTTTTGGGAGAGATTAGGTAAGGCTGGCTTGTTGGGTATCAGTGTCAGCCCAGAATACGGCGGCTTGGGAAAACATGATTACCGTTTTGCCGTGATTCTGACGGAAGAGCTTATCAGAGCTGGCGTTACAGTCCCGGGGATCGTCGCCCATAACGATATTATTGCCAGTTACATTTTTGCCCTCGGCAGCGGAGAACAGAAACAAAAGTGGCTGCCGGAATTATGCCTCGGGAAGCGAGTCGCAGCCATTGCCATGACTGAACCCGGCGGTGGTTCTAATACGGCAGATATCAAAACTGTGGCCAAACGGCAGGGAGATCACTATCTGGTCAATGGCGGCAAAACCTATATCACCAATGGTATCAATGCTGATCTGATCGTGGTGGCGGTAAAAACAGAGCAGGGTCAGCAAGGTCAGGGGATCAGCCTGCTGGTGATAGAACGGGATATGGCCGGGTTCTCCAGAGGGGAGCCAATGAAGAAAATTGGCTGGAACGGCAGCGACACGGCTGAACTGTTTTTCCATGATTGCAAAGTTCCTGTTACCAATCTGATTGGCCGTGAAAATCTCGGTAACTATTACTTCATGTCGGCAATGCCACGGGAACGGCTCAGTATCTCAGCGGTGGCGGTTGCCAGCGCAGAACATATTTTACAGAGTACGCTGGCTTACGTGAAAGAAAGAAAAGCGTTTGACCAGCCGATTGGCTCCTTTCAATACAACCGTTTTATCCTTGCACAGTTGGATACCGAAGTAAAAATTGCCCGCATCTATCTTGATAACGCCGTTGAGCAATTTAGCAAGGGTCTTTTTAGTTTGGTGGATGCTGCCCGTATCAAATGGTGGACAACGGAACTCCAGATGAAAGTCGCGGATCGATGCCTGCAATTATATGGCGGGGCAGGTTATATGCGTGATTCTGTTGCGGGCAAAAACTGGCTCAATAGCCGCGCTCAAACTATTTATGGTGGAACCAGTGAAGTTTTACAGGAAATGATCAGTAAATCGATGGGGCTTTAA
- the aroA gene encoding 3-phosphoshikimate 1-carboxyvinyltransferase — MSKRIDKDSKFVEVIYSKRLQGTLNLPASKSSSTRALLTSSITSGKSIIRNIATGFNTIAMKSNCERLGAVFKEDKGNLIVNGIDVSSINQPLEFNPGNSGVVLRLLMGVAGFLPETKFITDYHASLGFRSQTEMVNALCMLNVQCRALGEEHRLPIRIKSDRKLNDYTEVSCRKSSQFLSGLLYLGAVMDNDLTIKVVDKITAPSMVHTTINNLKKAGIRIEYDSDFREFFVHGRCRLQASDFTVGSDPASTAAILALCGSLESEVQLNGFFEEELGNGAVIQYLIDTGTNIEFIGNETIIIRGSTEIRPLDFDGSLAPDAVPALAARASLASGTSIFYNIEHIRYKESDRISDFRKELSKLGVKSDEKHDQLIIHGNPKGYKGRVVLDGHYDHGLIMGLTTIGLHCSEPVIIKEPFHVGQTYPEYFSEIRSLGAKVNELAKLK; from the coding sequence ATGTCTAAAAGAATTGATAAAGATAGTAAATTTGTTGAGGTGATTTATTCGAAACGTTTACAGGGTACACTTAACTTACCAGCTTCTAAAAGTTCCTCAACTCGAGCCCTTCTAACTTCTTCCATTACTTCTGGAAAAAGTATTATCAGAAATATTGCTACTGGTTTTAATACCATAGCGATGAAATCTAATTGTGAGCGATTGGGGGCTGTTTTCAAAGAAGATAAAGGTAATTTGATAGTAAATGGAATTGACGTGAGTTCTATCAACCAGCCTTTAGAGTTCAATCCAGGTAACTCAGGGGTAGTATTGAGGTTGTTGATGGGGGTAGCGGGTTTCTTACCAGAGACAAAATTTATAACCGATTATCACGCCTCTCTTGGATTTCGTTCTCAAACAGAAATGGTTAATGCGCTATGTATGTTGAATGTTCAATGTAGAGCATTGGGAGAAGAGCATCGACTTCCTATCAGGATTAAGTCTGATAGAAAGTTAAATGATTATACAGAGGTATCTTGTAGAAAAAGCTCACAATTTTTAAGTGGATTACTATATCTTGGAGCAGTGATGGATAATGACTTAACTATAAAGGTAGTCGACAAAATAACAGCTCCATCAATGGTTCACACAACAATTAATAACCTTAAGAAAGCGGGTATTAGAATCGAATATGATAGTGATTTTCGTGAATTTTTTGTACATGGTCGATGTCGATTGCAGGCAAGTGATTTTACAGTAGGTTCTGATCCAGCTAGCACTGCTGCAATCCTTGCGCTTTGTGGCTCCCTAGAATCAGAAGTTCAATTGAATGGTTTCTTCGAAGAAGAACTGGGAAATGGTGCTGTGATTCAATATCTAATCGATACAGGGACTAATATCGAATTTATTGGGAATGAAACGATAATAATTAGAGGGAGTACAGAAATTCGTCCTTTAGATTTTGACGGTTCTTTGGCCCCTGATGCAGTTCCCGCATTAGCGGCTAGAGCTTCATTAGCCTCTGGTACAAGTATTTTTTATAACATTGAGCATATCCGTTATAAAGAGTCTGATCGGATATCTGATTTTAGAAAAGAATTATCAAAACTAGGGGTAAAATCAGATGAAAAACATGATCAACTCATTATCCATGGGAACCCCAAAGGATATAAAGGCAGGGTGGTTCTAGATGGACATTACGATCATGGACTTATTATGGGGCTCACAACAATAGGCCTTCATTGTAGTGAGCCTGTTATTATAAAAGAACCATTTCATGTAGGGCAAACTTACCCAGAATATTTTTCTGAAATTCGTTCCTTAGGTGCGAAAGTTAATGAGCTGGCTAAATTAAAATAA
- a CDS encoding IS1 family transposase (programmed frameshift), protein MAKVDVYCRYCHKSEQVKGHGKGNGGHPRYRCYSCCKVFQLAYTYQACKPGVKEQIIDIAMNNGGIRDTARILKVATATVMKTLKNLRPRNVTTLPLAECGIQIVCEIDEQWSFVGNKKNQRWLWYAWEPRLKRIVAHVFGDRSRKTLDKLLTLLSSFTIRFYCTDDYVVYDPLPEEEHLTGKAFTQRIERTNLTHRTRIKRLNRKTIGYSKSEEMHDKVIGTFIEREHYF, encoded by the exons ATGGCCAAAGTTGATGTCTATTGCCGTTATTGCCACAAATCAGAACAGGTCAAAGGACATGGGAAAGGAAATGGCGGACATCCTCGTTATCGCTGTTATAGCTGCTGTAAGGTCTTTCAGTTGGCGTATACCTATCAGGCCTGCAAACCCGGCGTTAAAGAACAGATTATCGATATCGCGATGAATAACGGGGGAATTCGTGACACCGCTCGGATCCTGAAAGTCGCCACCGCCACCGTCATGAAAACATTAAAAA ACCTCAGACCCCGAAACGTAACGACACTTCCCCTTGCGGAATGTGGCATCCAGATTGTCTGTGAAATCGACGAGCAATGGTCGTTTGTCGGCAATAAGAAAAACCAACGCTGGCTTTGGTATGCTTGGGAACCCCGCCTGAAGCGAATAGTGGCTCATGTTTTTGGCGATCGCAGTCGAAAAACGTTAGACAAGCTGCTTACCCTCTTATCTTCCTTTACTATTCGGTTTTACTGCACGGATGACTATGTTGTTTATGACCCACTTCCCGAGGAAGAGCACTTGACTGGAAAGGCGTTTACTCAGCGTATAGAGAGAACGAATTTAACGCATCGTACCCGAATCAAAAGGCTGAATAGAAAAACCATTGGGTATTCAAAATCGGAAGAAATGCACGATAAAGTGATAGGAACCTTTATTGAACGTGAACATTATTTTTAA
- a CDS encoding asparagine synthetase B family protein, with product MCGIAAIFTTKKILIEQLDNKLFSMIERIKHRGDLSRFNEHLVKEYVGLATNRLAIVERETATQPVSDEERDIHVILNGQIFNYKKIREKLIKRGHEFKGYGDAEVILKAYIEYDLEFVNMLDGMFAFVIYDNRKSKFLIGRDHVGIKPLYYAKKNDVWYVASEMKSFLALDVEVKTLEPGSLYDGNELYKYTRYDKSIEKSKDCYLVAKQKVRKLMEEAVESQVDTDLPVAVMFSGGIDGHVLNG from the coding sequence ATGTGTGGAATTGCAGCAATTTTTACGACAAAAAAAATTTTAATTGAACAATTGGATAATAAGCTTTTCTCTATGATAGAAAGGATTAAACATCGAGGAGATTTATCTCGTTTTAATGAACACCTAGTTAAAGAATACGTTGGGCTTGCCACAAATCGCTTGGCAATTGTCGAGAGAGAAACCGCGACTCAACCTGTTTCAGACGAAGAAAGGGATATTCATGTCATCCTTAATGGGCAAATATTCAATTATAAAAAAATACGTGAAAAACTTATCAAAAGAGGACACGAATTTAAAGGATATGGAGATGCAGAGGTAATATTAAAGGCATATATTGAATATGATTTAGAATTTGTAAATATGCTAGATGGAATGTTTGCATTTGTCATATATGATAATAGAAAATCAAAGTTTCTGATCGGTAGAGATCACGTGGGTATAAAGCCTCTTTACTATGCAAAAAAGAATGATGTTTGGTATGTGGCATCAGAAATGAAATCTTTTCTAGCACTTGATGTTGAAGTTAAGACACTTGAGCCTGGGAGTCTTTATGATGGTAATGAGCTTTATAAGTATACTCGTTATGATAAATCTATAGAAAAAAGCAAGGATTGTTATCTTGTAGCAAAACAAAAAGTTCGTAAGTTGATGGAAGAGGCGGTTGAGTCTCAAGTTGACACTGATCTGCCGGTTGCTGTTATGTTTAGTGGTGGAATAGACGGTCATGTATTAAATGGTTAG
- a CDS encoding GMC family oxidoreductase, which translates to MTKTYDYIVVGGGSAGCVAASRLSENGTKSVLLLEAGHASDVNDPASPLRDASRLVLEGYNWDYEANVRSEDRFADLISPSHYLQDEKKQEHKHRGRKLFNYRVGKVLGGSSAVNGAIAFRGFPSDFEQWVKMGCSRWSWEQVLPWFKHLENDVDRTGDDNHGSLGPMCLRRPQHEEIHPLDMAFAHACEQSGVPYVDDLNAGESPAVGPVPANVINGAERVDVYRSYLEPVLHRKNLRVMTDVLVAQIIFNGTVAAGVKVIQAGEEQIYHAEHIVLCAGAIGSATLLQRSGVGDPGHLRALGIPVIAELPAVGRNLTDHASVVLWSLPKTGVCTTGLPWRQIAARISSGYDTKVDVQIGLLNNVASETVPGFKDRVAYPMLVGASVMLMRPQALGRVFISTADPTVLPQIDLPLTRNPADIARLVGGVRKIWEVLRHPEVDAFLDGIQFWSHSMIYNDEIMNSAIKNLVNPGWHASGTLRMGADSDPDCATQEDGQVYGITGVTVADASLFPTIPSMPTNLTTIMTAERITSFLMEREAVIARRENEH; encoded by the coding sequence ATGACCAAGACATACGATTACATCGTGGTAGGTGGCGGCTCTGCGGGGTGTGTGGCTGCATCGCGCCTGTCTGAGAACGGTACGAAATCGGTACTGTTGCTTGAAGCGGGTCACGCATCTGATGTTAATGATCCGGCCAGCCCGCTCCGGGATGCGTCAAGGCTGGTACTGGAAGGGTATAACTGGGATTACGAAGCGAATGTACGCAGTGAAGATCGGTTCGCCGATCTCATTTCGCCTTCTCATTACCTGCAAGATGAAAAAAAACAAGAGCACAAACACCGGGGAAGAAAACTGTTCAATTATCGGGTGGGAAAGGTGCTTGGTGGTTCTTCTGCCGTTAATGGTGCCATTGCCTTCAGGGGATTTCCCAGCGATTTTGAACAGTGGGTGAAAATGGGTTGTTCTCGCTGGTCTTGGGAACAGGTTCTGCCGTGGTTTAAACATCTGGAGAATGACGTCGATCGCACGGGTGATGATAACCACGGTTCACTGGGGCCAATGTGTTTGCGCAGACCGCAACATGAGGAAATCCATCCCCTCGATATGGCTTTTGCCCATGCTTGTGAGCAGTCGGGTGTTCCCTATGTGGATGATCTTAATGCCGGAGAGTCTCCCGCCGTAGGGCCTGTACCTGCCAACGTCATCAATGGGGCTGAAAGAGTGGATGTTTATCGCTCATATCTTGAACCTGTTCTTCATAGAAAGAACCTGCGCGTTATGACGGATGTGCTGGTGGCACAGATCATTTTTAACGGAACGGTAGCGGCCGGCGTAAAAGTGATTCAGGCCGGAGAAGAACAGATTTATCACGCAGAGCACATCGTTCTCTGTGCAGGCGCAATTGGTTCGGCAACCCTGTTACAGCGTTCAGGTGTCGGCGATCCCGGACATCTGCGTGCTTTGGGCATTCCGGTGATTGCGGAGTTGCCCGCCGTTGGCCGAAATTTGACTGATCACGCTTCAGTTGTGCTCTGGTCATTGCCGAAAACCGGCGTGTGTACAACGGGTTTACCGTGGCGGCAAATTGCTGCCCGCATCAGCAGTGGCTATGACACAAAAGTTGATGTGCAAATCGGGCTGTTGAACAATGTTGCCAGTGAGACGGTGCCGGGATTCAAAGATCGTGTCGCTTATCCCATGCTGGTTGGTGCTTCCGTGATGCTGATGCGGCCACAGGCTCTGGGGCGTGTTTTTATCAGTACCGCCGATCCTACCGTGCTGCCCCAGATTGACCTGCCACTGACCCGCAATCCTGCGGATATCGCCCGTCTTGTCGGTGGTGTTCGTAAAATATGGGAAGTCCTGCGGCATCCGGAAGTTGATGCGTTTCTGGATGGGATTCAGTTTTGGTCTCATTCCATGATTTACAACGATGAAATCATGAACAGTGCGATTAAGAACCTTGTTAATCCGGGCTGGCATGCGTCAGGAACTCTCAGAATGGGAGCTGACTCTGATCCTGACTGCGCTACTCAAGAGGATGGACAAGTGTATGGCATCACGGGAGTGACCGTAGCTGATGCATCGCTGTTTCCCACCATTCCTTCGATGCCGACCAATCTGACGACCATCATGACCGCTGAACGGATTACCAGCTTTCTGATGGAGCGAGAGGCAGTGATAGCACGGAGGGAAAATGAACATTAA
- a CDS encoding thioesterase II family protein encodes MNINCRRVIYAFPHAGATTAIYRPWLNALAATKAAILQPVAIPGRGHLAKEPEIHELEPLVDRLASDIWADFQQKQAQGITEWITFGHSFGGVLSVAVGQILHERYGLTPQFGVVSCSVPPQLQPYDERHEWTDEQLIQKTREDQGTPEAILNEPALIKPIIRQLRNDYLIRSQFTQLGNMQVDYPLVLVSASQDIHVGLADMQVWKNHTSHKTSLIRIEGDHFAVYRHWDAIKQILLSDSETQQ; translated from the coding sequence ATGAACATTAATTGCAGACGGGTCATTTATGCCTTTCCACATGCAGGGGCGACAACGGCCATTTATCGTCCTTGGCTGAATGCTCTGGCGGCCACGAAAGCCGCGATCTTGCAGCCTGTGGCAATCCCCGGTCGGGGGCATCTAGCCAAAGAGCCTGAAATCCATGAGTTAGAGCCGTTGGTTGATCGGCTGGCCTCAGATATTTGGGCGGATTTTCAGCAGAAGCAGGCGCAGGGGATCACGGAGTGGATTACATTCGGCCACAGTTTTGGTGGTGTGCTCAGTGTTGCGGTGGGTCAGATACTGCACGAGCGCTACGGGCTTACCCCTCAGTTTGGTGTGGTGTCCTGCTCGGTGCCGCCTCAACTTCAACCGTATGATGAGCGGCATGAATGGACAGATGAACAATTGATTCAGAAAACCAGAGAAGATCAGGGAACGCCTGAGGCGATTTTGAACGAACCGGCGCTGATAAAACCCATCATCAGGCAATTACGCAATGACTACCTCATACGTAGCCAATTTACTCAGCTTGGCAACATGCAGGTGGATTATCCACTGGTGCTGGTTTCAGCCAGTCAGGACATACATGTCGGTTTGGCAGATATGCAGGTCTGGAAAAATCACACTTCTCACAAGACCTCACTCATCCGTATTGAAGGGGATCACTTTGCCGTCTACCGGCACTGGGATGCCATCAAACAAATACTGCTGAGTGACAGTGAAACGCAACAATAG